The DNA window TTGTCTAGCAGGTTTTGGTCGTTGGTGTAGGCATGGATGGTCTCAATATGTCCTTTAACAATTCCAAGTTCCTGTTCTATCACCGTTAGTCCGGGTACAATGGCGTTGGTGGTGCAGCTTGCAGCCGAAAAGATGGTCTCGCTGTCCAGATTCAGAGAGTCCTGATTGGCACCATACACAACGTTGGGGATGTCGCCTTTGCCAGGTGCTGTCAGCAGTACTCTGGCAGCTCCTTTTGATTGCAGATGTCGGCTTAGTCCTGCCCGGTCGCGCCAAACGCCGGTATTATCGATGATCAGTGCATCATGGATGCCATAGGCAGTATAGTCGATTTCGGAAGGGTCGGAGGCAACGATAAAATGAACGATGTTACCATTGATGTGGAAGCATTTGTTATCGACGTCTTCTATGGCTACGCCGCTAAAGGATCCGTGCACCGAATCTTTGCGAAAGAGTGAGAGACGCTTGCTCAAATCATCCGGATTGTTGGTGCGCGTGACGATGGCTCTGAGGCGCAGTTGCGATCCGTTGCCTGTCACCTTTACCAGCTCACGTGCCAGCAGCCGGCCAATCCGACCAAAGCCATAAAGCACCACATCCTGAACTTGCTTGCTACGCGGTGCCGCGCCGATAAATTCTTTGAGTTTTGTTTTGATAAACTCATTGATATTTACAAAGTTTTTTTTCTCTTCAGACCACTCAGCGTTGAGCCTGCCGATGTCGAGACGGGTAGGAGCCACATTCTCGGTGAGGATGGCTTGAGCCAGCAGCAAAGAATCCTGCACTTTTACAGGTTTTTTCAGGATCGCCTCGGCCTCGATGTGTTTGTTGAGGATTTGGGCGGCGCCACAGTCTATTAGAGTGCTGCGCAAGAGAATCAGTTCGATAGATTTGTCGAACCACAGCTTGGAGGCGACGTTAATAAACTCTACGGCGGCTTTCTCGTCGTCGATCCATTTCTTAAGAGCTTTGTTGTAATTTTCCATGTTTATGTGTTTGGTTATTGAAATGTATTTTAATTATTTAATGTTTCATCAAAAAATCGCGCTATGCCTGGTATGCTTCATCGTTTTGTTAAAAAAATCAAACCGATGTTGCTCACTTTTTCCGGCACATTAACTTCGGGCAAATGTATAACTTTTTCAGGTGGAAATGTATTTGTAAGAAAAACCTACTTTTGCCGATATCACCAAAAAAACAATTGTTGATGGCGCTTATCCACTCTTTCGAAACTAGCGGTAATTATTTATTTCGCAACCGGGGCTGGCTTCCGGTTTTTTTGTTTGTTCCGGCAGCAGTCGTTGTTTGGTTTACCAATGTCCCCGGGCAGCCCTGGTATGAGGCTGTGGTGGCGCTGGCGGTGCTGGTGAGTCTTGCGGGATTTGTTGTGCGTGCCATCGCTATCGGCACCACGC is part of the Bacteroidales bacterium genome and encodes:
- a CDS encoding glyceraldehyde-3-phosphate dehydrogenase; the encoded protein is MENYNKALKKWIDDEKAAVEFINVASKLWFDKSIELILLRSTLIDCGAAQILNKHIEAEAILKKPVKVQDSLLLAQAILTENVAPTRLDIGRLNAEWSEEKKNFVNINEFIKTKLKEFIGAAPRSKQVQDVVLYGFGRIGRLLARELVKVTGNGSQLRLRAIVTRTNNPDDLSKRLSLFRKDSVHGSFSGVAIEDVDNKCFHINGNIVHFIVASDPSEIDYTAYGIHDALIIDNTGVWRDRAGLSRHLQSKGAARVLLTAPGKGDIPNVVYGANQDSLNLDSETIFSAASCTTNAIVPGLTVIEQELGIVKGHIETIHAYTNDQNLLDNYHKKSRRGRSAPLNMVLTETGAGSAAAKVNPAFAGILTSNAVRVPTPNVSLAILTLEVKKETSVEEVNNLFLEASLRGKLIEQIRYSNSTEYVSSDGIGDPHACIFDQPSTKVSADKKTVIIYLWYDNEFGYTAQCVRLAKHIGKVKKYRYY